The nucleotide sequence ACtcaagtaaccaaaaaaaaaaaaaaaaaaaccatcaaagTCTCTCCGCCGCTCCAAACAGATCGAAAACCTAAattctcgctctctctctcgctctctctccgATCGAAACCATGTCTGATGTCCCCGTCAAGCTCTCCAGTTCAACAGTAGTCATCTGGGACTTGGAGGAATGCCCGATCCCAGAAGGTCTAGATGCTTCCGATGTTTGTAGAAACGTGAATGAGTCGCTTCATCAGGGTGAGGGTTATGTTCTAATCAGGGCATACTTCGACTTTTTTAAGTTCATTGGTGAAATTGGAAGTAGTACTGTACAAGTTATACACGTACCTTCAGGTGAAGAATCTCTccctctccttttctctctctctctctcagttttACCTATCTTCTCTGTATCTTTGATGATCGATCATCtgcgtttatatatatatttattttcagaaGCTAAAGAGGAGAGACGTAAAAAGATTTTAGTGGAATTGTTAGCATTTGTAGCCAAATTCTATTACACACCAGTAAACATAATGCTCGTCGTTGGAGACATCTCAGAACATCACCAGTTCAGAAGGGCTCTCatctttttgaaaaatcagaATTTCCACAATGTTTTCTTGGCACTGCCTCATCTTCCATCATCCGAGGAGGTCCTTGATACAGTAAGTGGGTTTTGGCTTTGGAAAAACCTATCGCTGGGAGGACCTCCTCGTTTTTTCTCTCCCATTCCAAATGTGGGCCTTGCGAGGCATATCGACTTGTCCTGTAAGAACGCAGACAGTAAGAAGACATGTGTTTTCTGGGACGTCGTGGATTGCCCGATGCCTGAAGGTTACGGTGGTGTTAGGGATGTTTCGCAGAACATTAGACAGTCACTTAAGAAATCCGGTTACAACGGTGAGGTATCCATCAGGGCTTATGTGAATCAGACCAATGATGATTTCAACGAGTATGCTTCTACCGACCCGGGATTCAAGATCTTACTTGCTCCACAAGGTTGTTAATTCCCTTGAATCTCTTTTAATACTCGCTTCTTCTTGATATCGatcggtttatatatatatatatatatatattttttcaacttaTGTGTGCTTCTTCTTGATATCGatcggtttatatatatattttcaggaGATAGAGATGCTAGACTTGAGATGCTTCTAGTGGACCTTATGATCTGGGCAATTGAAAATCGTCCACCTGCAAATTTTATGCTTATCCTTGGGGACATCTTCGTGGGAGATCATCATGATTACAGGGAGTTCGTCAGGGCATTTGTCACCTTGAAACGTTACACGTCTCTCTTGGCACAGCCTCAAAAGTCTGTAGTGATGAAGTATGCGGTAACGAAATGGCTTTGGAAAAGCCTATCAACTGGAGGAGACCATCTTGATGATGCTGCCCTAAGTGAAACTTCACAAGGTATTGACAATAATAATTGTATGGTTAACGCTGGAGGAGACCATCTTGATGATGCTGCCCAAAGCGAAAGTTCACAAGGTATTGACAATAATACTTGTACAATTAACGCTGGAGGAGACCATCTTGATGCTGCTGCCCAAAGCCAAAGTTCACAAGGTATTGACAATAATACTAGTACGGTTAGCGCTGGAGGAGACCATCTTGATGCTACTGCCCAAAGCGAATGTTCACAAGgtattaacaataataattgtACGGTTACCGTTGGGGGAGACCATCTTGATGCTGCTGCCCAAAGCCAAAGTTCACAAGATATTGACAATAATACATGTACGGTTAGCGTTGCGGGAGACCATCTTGATGCTGCCCAAAGCCAAAGTTCACAAGGTATGGAGCTACGTACTCGGGGTGTTATTTATATCTGGCTTTTGTTTCTATGTCTATCTCGTCTCTGGTCATTCTTCCATGTTATTGCATAAAACTcggtttcttcttgttttgaaaGGCTCCTATCCAATATCTCCCTCGGTTAATAAAAACACTGTGAAAGCCGCAACACGCTCTTCTTACATGCCTCACTTCATTGGTAagatctttctctctatctatctatatatctGTTGTTTATTGCCAATCTCCTTGGCCTTGATGAAGCGTTAGCGTTAGATGTGCTTTACATTTGCTTCATCTCTTGTTTTTCCCTATTGCATGCAGACACTAAGACTAAGAAGACATGTGTTTTCTGGGACGTCGTGGATTGCCCTATGCCTGAAGGTCACAGTGTTACGCAAAACATTAGACAGTCACTTAAGAAATCGGGTTACAACGGTGAGGTATCCATCAGGGCTTATATGAATCAGACCAATGATGATTTTAACGAGTATGTTTCTACCGACCCCGGATTCGAGATCATACTTGCTGAAGGTTAATTCCTTAAATCTcgtaatactcttttttttttttcctctctctaaTACTTATGTATACTTCTTCTCGATATCGATcggtttatataatattattataggAGATAGAGTTGCGAGACTTGAGATGCTTCTAGTGGACCTTCTAATCTGGGCAATTAAGAATCGTCCACCTGCAAATTATATGCTTATCCTTGGGGACATCTTCGtgggagatgatgatgattacagGGAGTTTGTCAAGGCATTCGTCCGGTTGGAATATAGACATTTCACATGTCTCTTGGTACAGCCTCAAAAGTCATTAGTCATGAGAGATTATGCGGTAAAAAAATGGTGGCTTTGGAAATACTTATCAACTGGAGTAGACCATCTTGATGCTGCTGATGCTGCCCAAAGCGAAAGTTCACAAGGTGTTGACAATACTTGTAGTGCAAGTAGTTCATAAGGTGTCTGTCTGTGCGTAGCCCTGAAGTCTATCTATATGCAGAGAAAAATTGTGGAGCTACTCAGGGTTATTTTCTTAACTTTTGTTTCGATGTCGGTCTCTTCTCGTCCTAGTTACTCTTTCATTTTATTGCATAAAAACTCTGCTATCCAATATCTCCCTCTCATGAAAATATATAGTCACAATGGAAGAAAATTTTGCAAGTGAAAGCAGAATAATATATTaagttcccttttttttttatataatgcgGTAGCTCTTGTTCTGCGGTTGGATCTTGTTTTTCGTAAGGTATAGTCAAAATGAAAGAAACTAGatgtgaaataaataaataaataaataacattt is from Camelina sativa cultivar DH55 chromosome 20, Cs, whole genome shotgun sequence and encodes:
- the LOC104769152 gene encoding uncharacterized protein LOC104769152, which codes for MSDVPVKLSSSTVVIWDLEECPIPEGLDASDVCRNVNESLHQGEGYVLIRAYFDFFKFIGEIGSSTVQVIHVPSEAKEERRKKILVELLAFVAKFYYTPVNIMLVVGDISEHHQFRRALIFLKNQNFHNVFLALPHLPSSEEVLDTVSGFWLWKNLSLGGPPRFFSPIPNVGLARHIDLSCKNADSKKTCVFWDVVDCPMPEGYGGVRDVSQNIRQSLKKSGYNGEVSIRAYVNQTNDDFNEYASTDPGFKILLAPQGDRDARLEMLLVDLMIWAIENRPPANFMLILGDIFVGDHHDYREFVRAFVTLKRYTSLLAQPQKSVVMKYAVTKWLWKSLSTGGDHLDDAALSETSQGIDNNNCMVNAGGDHLDDAAQSESSQGIDNNTCTINAGGDHLDAAAQSQSSQGIDNNTSTVSAGGDHLDATAQSECSQGINNNNCTVTVGGDHLDAAAQSQSSQDIDNNTCTVSVAGDHLDAAQSQSSQGSYPISPSVNKNTVKAATRSSYMPHFIDTKTKKTCVFWDVVDCPMPEGHSVTQNIRQSLKKSGYNGEVSIRAYMNQTNDDFNEYVSTDPGFEIILAEGDRVARLEMLLVDLLIWAIKNRPPANYMLILGDIFVGDDDDYREFVKAFVRLEYRHFTCLLVQPQKSLVMRDYAVKKWWLWKYLSTGVDHLDAADAAQSESSQGVDNTCSASSS